A DNA window from Vigna angularis cultivar LongXiaoDou No.4 chromosome 1, ASM1680809v1, whole genome shotgun sequence contains the following coding sequences:
- the LOC108333756 gene encoding chromatin structure-remodeling complex protein BSH isoform X1, translating to MKTPIPGFYRNPVKFRMPTAENLVPIRLDIEIEGQRYKDAFTWNPSDPDSEVVVFAKRTVKDLKLPPAFVTQIAQSIQSQLLEFRSYEGQDMYAGEKIVPIKLDLRVNHTLVKDQFLWDLNNFESDPEEFARIFCKDMGIEDPEVGPAIAFAIREQLYEIAIQSVVSARESRMSKKGRRGAEYTPISKGGAVAVDLVKLFGPKSSVVRKRKEWDVYEPIVDLLSNEEVDALEAKEERNFR from the exons ATGAAAACCCCGATTCCGGGTTTCTACCGAAACCCTGTAAAGTTCAGAAT GCCAACTGCAGAGAACTTGGTTCCCATTCGATTGGATATCGAAATCGAAGGACAAAGATACAAAGACGCATTCACTTGGAACCCTTCTG ATCCCGACTCCGAGGTTGTGGTCTTTGCAAAAAGGACTGTTAAAGACTTGAAGCTCCCTCCCGCCTTTGTTACACAAATTGCTCAATCTATTCAA TCACAGCTCTTGGAGTTTAGATCCTATGAAGGCCAGGATATGTATGCTGGGGAGAAGATTGTTCCGATCAAG CTCGATCTTCGTGTTAATCATACGCTTGTGAAGGACCAGTTTTTATGG GACTTGAACAACTTTGAGAGTGACCCTGAAGAGTTTGCTAGAATCTTCTGCAAGGACATGGGCATTGAAGATCCTGAGGTTGGA CCAGCTATTGCCTTTGCTATCAGAGAGCAACTTTACGAA ATTGCAATTCAAAGTGTGGTCTCAGCAAGAGAAAGCAGAATGAGCAAGAAGGGTCGTCGAGGGGCTGAATATACTCCGATCAG TAAAGGAGGTGCCGTAGCAGTGGACTTGGTGAAGTTATTTGGTCCGAAATCTAGTGTAGTACG GAAAAGAAAGGAGTGGGACGTATATGAACCTATTGTGGACCTGCTTTCCAATGAGGAAGTTGATGCCCTTGAAGCAAAGGAAGAGAGAAATTTCAGGTGA
- the LOC108335736 gene encoding auxin-responsive protein IAA31: MGTLEQIDAPHTQSSSSSSSSIDSNNHPSTTPPPSSSPSSSVCRNRTDLSTDLRLGLSISPLSQSESPFNSTPREESFNWPPIKSILRSTLVGKQSHLSPKPSLFVKVYMEGIPIGRKLNLMAHYSYDGLVKTLGHMFRTTILCPNSQPLSFGNIHVLTYEDQEGDWMMVGDVPWEMFLNSVKRLKITRADRC, encoded by the exons ATGGGAACATTAGAGCAAATCGATGCTCCTCATACCCAgtcatcatcatcttcgtcttcttccATTGATAGCAACAACCACCCTTCTACCACTCCACCACCCTCTTCCTCCCCTTCATCTAGTGTCTGCAGAAACAGAACTGATTTGAGCACTGACCTCAGACTTGGTCTTAGCATATCTCCTTTGTCTCAATCCGAATCACCTTTCAATTCAACACCAAG GGAGGAAAGTTTCAACTGGCCACCAATTAAGTCCATATTGAGGAGCACCCTTGTGGGGAAACAAAGCCATCTCAGCCCAAAACCATCTTTATTTGTGAAAGTCTACATGGAAGGCATCCCCATCGGAAGAAAATTAAATCTGATGGCACATTATAGCTATGACGGACTGGTGAAAACTCTGGGCCATATGTTTAGGACCACCATTCTGT gTCCAAACTCTCAACCACTCAGTTTTGGGAATATTCACGTGCTAACTTACGAGGATCAAGAAGGGGACTGGATGATGGTCGGAGATGTACCTTGGGA GATGTTCTTGAACAGTGTGAAGAGGTTGAAGATCACGAGAGCTGACAGATGCTAG
- the LOC108333756 gene encoding chromatin structure-remodeling complex protein BSH isoform X2, with amino-acid sequence MKTPIPGFYRNPVKFRMPTAENLVPIRLDIEIEGQRYKDAFTWNPSDPDSEVVVFAKRTVKDLKLPPAFVTQIAQSIQSQLLEFRSYEGQDMYAGEKIVPIKLDLRVNHTLVKDQFLWDLNNFESDPEEFARIFCKDMGIEDPEVGPAIAFAIREQLYEIAIQSVVSARESRMSKKGRRGAEYTPISHVFFLVNDRMTVKEVP; translated from the exons ATGAAAACCCCGATTCCGGGTTTCTACCGAAACCCTGTAAAGTTCAGAAT GCCAACTGCAGAGAACTTGGTTCCCATTCGATTGGATATCGAAATCGAAGGACAAAGATACAAAGACGCATTCACTTGGAACCCTTCTG ATCCCGACTCCGAGGTTGTGGTCTTTGCAAAAAGGACTGTTAAAGACTTGAAGCTCCCTCCCGCCTTTGTTACACAAATTGCTCAATCTATTCAA TCACAGCTCTTGGAGTTTAGATCCTATGAAGGCCAGGATATGTATGCTGGGGAGAAGATTGTTCCGATCAAG CTCGATCTTCGTGTTAATCATACGCTTGTGAAGGACCAGTTTTTATGG GACTTGAACAACTTTGAGAGTGACCCTGAAGAGTTTGCTAGAATCTTCTGCAAGGACATGGGCATTGAAGATCCTGAGGTTGGA CCAGCTATTGCCTTTGCTATCAGAGAGCAACTTTACGAA ATTGCAATTCAAAGTGTGGTCTCAGCAAGAGAAAGCAGAATGAGCAAGAAGGGTCGTCGAGGGGCTGAATATACTCCGATCAG TCATGTCTTTTTTCTCGTCAATGATCGTATGACAGTAAAGGAGGTGCCGTAG